In a genomic window of Nyctibius grandis isolate bNycGra1 chromosome 4, bNycGra1.pri, whole genome shotgun sequence:
- the LOC137662936 gene encoding photoreceptor outer segment membrane glycoprotein 2 codes for MAVLKVKFTKTKRDKLAQILWILNWVSVVSGIILFSLGLFLKIEIKKRNEVMAKRDVNSVPNMLISVGVIACIINFLGGKICYDCSDANKFSRWKLVMLPYIVCTFCFTFCILVGSLMCYTMRNELEESLYLGLRDAIKFYKDTDIPGRCFLKKTVDMLQIGFQCCGNNGFRDWFEIQWVSPRYLNMASKEVLDRLKSNVDGKFLVDGVPFSCCNPSSPRPCIQYQLTNNSAHYNYDFLTEELNIWVKGCREALLDYYTAIMRSIGMAALLIWLFELSLLIGVRYLQTAMKNVLLLGDLEGESDGWLLENSFAETAKYNINIIKNLGKANQISTVSGMNDPNIDVQNTNCGKTNVTTKTIPAAS; via the exons ATGGCTGTCCTCAAAGTAAAATTCACCAAAACTAAGAGGGACAAATTGGCTCAGATCTTATGGATCCTCAACTGGGTTTCTGTAGTGAGTGGGATCATTCTCTTCAGTCTTGGCCTCTTTCTGAAAATAGAGATCAAGAAGCGCAATGAAGTGATGGCAAAAAGGGATGTTAACTCTGTCCCCAACATGCTGATCTCTGTAGGAGTCATAGCATGTATCATCAACTTTCTGGGTGGCAAAATCTGCTACGACTGCTCAGATGCCAACAAGTTCTCTCGATGGAAACTGGTTATGCTCCCATACATCGTATGTACCTTCTGTTTTACCTTCTGCATCCTGGTGGGTTCTCTCATGTGCTATACCATGAGGAATGAGCTGGAAGAGTCTCTCTATCTGGGACTGAGGGATGCTATTAAGTTCTATAAGGACACAGACATACCTGGACGAtgtttcttaaagaaaacagtggATATGTTACAAATTGGATTCCAATGCTGTGGAAACAATGGCTTTAGAGATTGGTTTGAAATTCAGTGGGTATCTCCTCGTTATCTGAATATGGCTTCTAAGGAAGTTCTGGA CCGCCTAAAGAGCAACGTTGATGGGAAGTTCTTGGTGGATGGAGTGCctttcagctgctgcaaccCAAGCTCCCCACGGCCCTGCATCCAGTACCAGCTGACAAACAACAGTGCTCACTACAACTATGATTTTCTGACAGAGGAGCTCAATATCTGGGTGAAGGGGTGCAGAGAGGCCCTGCTGGATTACTACACAGCTATTATGAGATCCATTGGTATGGCAGCATTGCTTATTTGGTTGTTTGAG CTCTCTCTACTTATTGGTGTCCGGTACCTACAAACAGCAATGAAGAATGTCCTTCTGCTAGGAGATTTGGAGGGTGAATCAGATGGTTGGTTACTAGAAAACAGCTTTGCGGAAACTGCCAAATACAACATCAATATCATTAAGAACCTTGGCAAAGCAAATCAGATCTCCACTGTCTCGGGCATGAACGACCCCAACATTGATGTTCAGAACACAAACTGTGGCAAAACCAATGTTACAACAAAAACTATTCCAGCAGCTAGCTAG